A section of the bacterium genome encodes:
- the pelF gene encoding GT4 family glycosyltransferase PelF gives MKRELLRKIKIAHPTAALHVGGKENGMVNLVNAMSADIFENYIFAFKRGGVLRHRIDPKQCHVVELGNRLGGDLRIYVKLVRHFRRHQFHLVHTRSWSSLLEGMIAAKITGVPLLVHGEHGLIKDDTKVHVWVQRRFWSLADQVMCVSEALRESLVARIGFPRERIRVIKNGVELERFDLKVDRHELKASLGIPPEAPVFGSIGRLVPVKDYATLIKAAKVVLAELPTAHLIFVGDGPLREELRALAQRLEIAAQVHFLNWRKDVPALMQILDVFVLSSISEGMSNSILEAMCSGTAVVATNVGGNPELVVNKETGLLVPSQEAQQMGKAILALLLDAKRRRAMGAAGRRRIEEQFSLQVMVRNYEKMYLEIASRHYDFHRELQDKIDRRFSAQPALASPSYVD, from the coding sequence ATGAAGAGAGAATTGCTTCGTAAGATCAAGATCGCGCATCCCACCGCCGCGCTGCACGTCGGCGGCAAGGAAAATGGCATGGTCAACCTGGTGAATGCCATGTCCGCCGACATCTTCGAAAACTACATCTTCGCCTTCAAGCGGGGCGGCGTGCTGCGCCATCGCATCGACCCCAAGCAGTGCCACGTGGTCGAGTTGGGCAACCGGCTGGGTGGGGACTTGCGCATCTACGTGAAGCTGGTTCGGCATTTCCGCCGTCACCAATTCCACCTCGTGCACACCCGCTCCTGGAGCTCGCTGCTGGAGGGAATGATCGCCGCCAAAATCACGGGTGTGCCGTTGCTGGTGCACGGTGAGCATGGCCTCATCAAAGACGACACCAAGGTTCACGTGTGGGTGCAGCGCCGCTTCTGGAGCCTGGCCGATCAAGTCATGTGCGTCTCCGAAGCGCTGCGCGAAAGCCTGGTGGCGCGCATCGGCTTCCCGCGGGAGCGCATCCGCGTCATCAAGAACGGCGTGGAACTCGAGCGCTTCGACTTGAAGGTCGACCGCCATGAGCTGAAAGCCTCGCTCGGCATTCCGCCCGAAGCGCCCGTGTTCGGCAGCATCGGCCGTCTCGTGCCGGTCAAGGATTACGCCACTTTGATCAAAGCGGCCAAGGTCGTGCTCGCCGAATTGCCCACGGCGCATTTGATCTTTGTCGGCGACGGCCCGCTGCGTGAAGAGTTGCGCGCGCTGGCGCAGCGGCTGGAGATTGCCGCGCAGGTCCATTTTCTCAACTGGCGCAAAGATGTGCCTGCGCTCATGCAGATTCTGGACGTGTTCGTGCTGTCCTCCATTAGCGAAGGCATGTCCAACTCGATTTTGGAGGCCATGTGTTCGGGCACGGCGGTGGTCGCCACCAACGTCGGCGGCAATCCGGAACTGGTGGTCAACAAGGAGACGGGTCTGCTCGTGCCCTCGCAGGAGGCCCAGCAAATGGGCAAGGCGATTCTTGCGCTGCTGCTGGATGCCAAACGCCGCCGCGCCATGGGCGCAGCCGGCCGCCGCCGCATCGAAGAACAGTTCTCCCTGCAAGTCATGGTGCGCAACTA
- a CDS encoding polysaccharide deacetylase family protein, which yields MNAALKQLAYAWLRRTGTCRLLQWQHRRQALILTYHGVIHSSDNSYNNRNAISAQEFEQQMAYISRNYRAMALPELVRRLKAGEPLPRSTVVITFDDGFRNNYSVAAPILKRYGLPATIFLATAYVNSPKLGLWTERVDWLLQSATLPVLEFAIDGEVRQLALQTTRDRIIASDQVRDYLKRLPPAEREQAIVALQSRIGRVREIDHSLEERYAFLSWEQARELQSAQITFGSHTHSHAIMSGLSTAEAHFELTESRSLIEAELGTACTLFSYPNGSARDFGRRDRELLQKLGYAAAVSQLPGFNDHRTDRFALRRINISRSSDFNYFLAKISGLTSLGRH from the coding sequence ATGAACGCTGCTCTCAAGCAACTCGCGTACGCGTGGCTGCGCCGCACCGGCACCTGCCGGCTGCTGCAGTGGCAACATCGCCGGCAGGCCTTGATTTTGACCTATCACGGCGTCATTCACAGCAGCGATAACAGCTACAACAACCGCAACGCCATTTCCGCGCAGGAATTCGAACAACAGATGGCCTACATTTCCCGGAACTACCGGGCCATGGCCCTGCCGGAGCTGGTGCGGCGTTTGAAAGCAGGCGAGCCACTGCCGCGCTCTACGGTGGTGATCACCTTCGATGACGGATTTCGCAACAACTACTCGGTGGCCGCGCCGATTCTGAAGAGATATGGTTTGCCGGCGACCATTTTCTTGGCCACCGCTTACGTCAACAGCCCCAAGCTGGGCTTGTGGACCGAGCGGGTGGACTGGCTGCTGCAATCTGCCACGCTGCCGGTGCTGGAATTTGCCATCGACGGCGAAGTGCGGCAATTGGCCTTGCAGACCACCCGCGATCGCATCATCGCTTCTGATCAGGTGCGCGACTATCTCAAGCGCCTGCCGCCGGCTGAGCGCGAGCAGGCGATTGTGGCGCTGCAATCGCGCATCGGCCGGGTGCGTGAGATCGATCACAGCCTGGAAGAGCGCTACGCCTTTCTCTCCTGGGAACAGGCACGCGAGCTGCAATCGGCGCAAATCACCTTCGGCTCGCACACCCATTCCCATGCGATCATGTCGGGCTTGAGCACGGCGGAGGCACATTTCGAGTTGACCGAATCGCGCAGCCTGATCGAAGCCGAGCTGGGAACCGCCTGCACGCTGTTCAGCTATCCCAACGGCTCGGCACGCGATTTCGGCCGGCGCGACCGCGAGCTGCTGCAGAAACTCGGCTACGCCGCGGCAGTCAGCCAGTTGCCAGGCTTCAACGATCATCGCACCGATCGGTTTGCGCTGCGCCGCATCAACATCTCGCGCAGCAGTGATTTCAACTATTTTTTGGCCAAGATTTCCGGTCTCACCTCTCTGGGCCGGCATTGA